The following proteins come from a genomic window of Limosilactobacillus reuteri:
- a CDS encoding hydroxymethylglutaryl-CoA reductase, degradative encodes MNDWQHGFYKLSADDRRQKLAIARQLSPIEEQVLANTSSDLGDELVENYITDYSLPEGVALNITLNNRPYVVPMVIEEPSVIAAASNGAHRVSRSGGFTAPRQDRQLVGQVVLDDVTDKAAVKAWLLEHQDEILTIANQAHPSMQARGGGAKSMKVRTPEDFISIDLGIDVCQAMGANSVNTMAEAVGKWLTDQGFHVITAILSNLATQSLQTATCKVDFRYLATPEMDGKEVAQRIARLSDLAQVDPYRAATHNKGIMNGIDAIMIASGNDWRAIESGAHAYAARDGQYRGLSTWEIQDDYLVGKIVLPLPVGVIGGSIGLNKMTKINYHISQIKSAEELAAVTASIGLAQNLAALRALTTTGIQAGHMKLQYRSLAASVGATPAEVPLVVARLKQRSHVDQALAKEILSTIRKDQVND; translated from the coding sequence ATGAATGATTGGCAACACGGTTTTTATAAGTTATCTGCCGATGATCGACGTCAAAAATTAGCAATAGCTCGTCAACTGTCCCCCATTGAAGAGCAAGTATTAGCAAATACAAGTTCAGATTTAGGGGATGAGTTAGTCGAAAATTATATTACTGATTATTCTTTACCTGAAGGAGTAGCCTTAAATATAACCTTAAATAATCGTCCGTATGTTGTGCCAATGGTGATTGAAGAACCATCAGTCATAGCCGCTGCTAGCAATGGTGCACACCGGGTAAGTAGGTCGGGAGGATTTACTGCTCCTCGGCAAGACCGACAATTAGTGGGTCAAGTTGTGTTAGATGACGTGACTGATAAAGCAGCAGTTAAAGCATGGTTATTAGAACACCAAGATGAGATTTTAACAATTGCTAACCAGGCTCATCCCTCAATGCAGGCACGAGGCGGGGGTGCGAAGTCGATGAAAGTTCGCACCCCTGAGGACTTTATTAGCATTGACTTGGGGATTGATGTTTGTCAGGCAATGGGCGCTAATAGTGTCAATACGATGGCAGAAGCGGTTGGGAAATGGTTAACAGACCAGGGCTTCCATGTTATTACCGCAATTTTAAGCAATCTTGCAACGCAGAGTCTGCAAACCGCTACTTGTAAAGTTGATTTTCGATACTTAGCAACTCCGGAGATGGATGGTAAAGAGGTTGCTCAACGAATTGCTCGTCTTAGTGATCTTGCACAAGTTGATCCTTATCGAGCAGCTACCCATAATAAAGGAATAATGAACGGGATCGATGCGATCATGATTGCAAGTGGAAACGATTGGCGGGCGATTGAAAGCGGAGCCCATGCCTATGCTGCTCGTGACGGACAATATCGAGGGTTAAGTACTTGGGAAATTCAGGATGACTATTTGGTAGGAAAAATTGTTCTTCCTTTACCGGTTGGTGTAATTGGTGGTTCAATTGGTTTAAATAAGATGACAAAGATAAACTATCATATTAGTCAAATTAAAAGTGCCGAAGAATTAGCAGCAGTGACAGCAAGTATCGGATTAGCGCAAAATCTGGCTGCTTTACGAGCATTGACAACTACCGGGATTCAAGCTGGCCATATGAAACTCCAATACCGTTCGTTAGCGGCAAGCGTCGGCGCGACCCCAGCAGAAGTGCCATTAGTAGTAGCACGGTTAAAGCAACGCTCACATGTTGATCAAGCGCTTGCTAAAGAAATATTATCAACGATCAGAAAGGACCAAGTTAATGACTGA
- a CDS encoding IpaB/EvcA family protein, whose protein sequence is MTEERITLNKENQALLDQVNSLYPEGSVFVQFHGDKSGYVRHDQATQQTIPGALVIIVTDLTAPNYTASHELLHLLMLLKGFPQIFFQLSLGDKELDEQMMIMSTDLYNIAMHRVVVAEQRKHGFITDEIEEQYLKGIEHTLTPEKEEDDERTLRLLTLLDALVFYGDHISKYEKTLAEKYPLALAAAKKMHAEITKKPIKSPFDMRRSIVKIYSLFDQQMQEWDLPALHNNEYTTLSPVLSARQLRLEMRQVFEIYHSDMKERGTYERAYVGLRRSDGQNSFTLPAPTQNAPEAFKKIYDQSVKEFLEQNSIPYIVRK, encoded by the coding sequence ATGACTGAAGAGAGAATTACACTAAATAAAGAAAATCAGGCACTCCTTGATCAGGTTAATAGCCTATATCCTGAAGGTAGTGTCTTCGTTCAGTTTCATGGTGACAAGTCTGGATACGTTCGCCATGACCAAGCAACGCAGCAAACTATTCCTGGTGCCTTGGTTATAATTGTGACTGACTTGACTGCCCCCAATTACACTGCTTCACACGAATTATTGCACCTTTTGATGTTGTTAAAAGGTTTTCCGCAAATCTTTTTCCAGCTATCTCTTGGTGATAAGGAACTTGATGAACAGATGATGATTATGTCAACTGACTTGTATAATATCGCTATGCATCGAGTAGTTGTGGCAGAACAACGTAAGCATGGTTTTATTACTGATGAGATTGAAGAGCAGTATTTAAAGGGGATTGAACACACATTAACTCCGGAAAAAGAGGAGGATGATGAACGGACGTTACGGTTATTAACCCTTTTGGATGCTTTGGTCTTTTACGGTGACCACATTTCAAAGTATGAAAAAACTTTAGCAGAAAAGTACCCGCTTGCACTGGCTGCGGCAAAAAAGATGCATGCCGAGATCACAAAGAAGCCAATTAAGTCACCATTCGATATGCGCCGGTCAATTGTTAAGATTTATTCTTTATTTGATCAACAGATGCAGGAATGGGACTTACCAGCCTTACATAATAACGAATACACAACCCTCTCACCGGTGCTAAGTGCTCGTCAATTGCGCTTAGAAATGCGCCAAGTGTTTGAAATCTATCACTCTGATATGAAAGAACGAGGGACATATGAGCGCGCCTACGTTGGTCTTCGGCGGAGTGATGGACAAAATTCATTTACTCTTCCGGCACCAACTCAAAATGCGCCAGAAGCATTCAAGAAGATATATGATCAATCAGTGAAGGAATTTCTTGAACAGAATAGCATTCCATACATCGTAAGGAAGTGA
- a CDS encoding NAD-dependent protein deacylase, with product MDATIQKTFDDAKNIVFLTGAGVSTASGIPDFRSANGLYTQNRNAEYYLSHRYFVSDPEGFYEFCKKNLYFPDAKPNVIHQKQAALTQQDRATVITQNIDNLYEEAGTKHLIDFHGNLFHVYCEKCHETVPVSEYLKSRLHQKDNGPLRPDIVLYDEGIKQEDIVNSVKAMQQADLVVIVGTSMKVYPFAGLLDYRNPNAKVIAVNQQLLQFPFDFQMVQDDATKFFDELKV from the coding sequence ATGGATGCGACGATTCAAAAAACATTTGACGACGCAAAAAATATTGTCTTTCTAACGGGAGCTGGTGTTTCAACCGCTTCTGGTATTCCCGATTTTAGGTCAGCAAACGGTTTATATACGCAGAATCGGAATGCTGAATATTACTTAAGTCATCGTTATTTTGTTAGCGATCCAGAAGGCTTTTATGAATTTTGCAAGAAAAATTTGTATTTTCCAGATGCAAAGCCCAATGTAATTCATCAAAAACAGGCAGCTTTGACACAACAGGACCGGGCGACTGTGATAACGCAAAATATTGATAACTTATATGAAGAAGCTGGCACGAAACACTTGATTGACTTTCATGGGAACCTCTTCCACGTTTATTGTGAAAAGTGTCATGAAACTGTTCCGGTGAGCGAATATTTGAAGAGTCGCCTGCATCAAAAGGATAATGGCCCCTTGCGTCCGGACATTGTTTTATATGATGAAGGAATTAAGCAAGAGGATATTGTCAATTCTGTCAAGGCAATGCAACAAGCTGATTTAGTTGTGATTGTGGGTACTTCGATGAAAGTATATCCATTTGCGGGCTTGCTAGATTACCGCAATCCAAATGCAAAGGTGATTGCGGTTAATCAGCAGTTATTGCAATTTCCTTTTGACTTTCAAATGGTTCAAGACGATGCAACAAAATTCTTTGACGAATTAAAAGTATAA
- a CDS encoding DUF72 domain-containing protein, protein MKITMGMTTWTEHPVLIHDEQRPVRLDEYAQHFPVVEVDTFFYALPQISTIQNWLATVPPTFQFIVKANQKMTLHQRNQERGELEQVFQQYRRTISPLVAASQLKTILFQFPPYFDATVRDFSYLRLIREWLGNLPIAVEFRNQTWYKKEILPSVLDFCRELNFTLVAADEPHNTPTSVPFVLATTNPDLAMLRLHGRNRKGWENQGKEWRKTRTLYRYSTEELQFFKKQIESLQPQPKELSVIFNNNSAKDAAPNALSLQKMMNIEFEGLAPKSPEQLDLF, encoded by the coding sequence ATGAAAATAACAATGGGGATGACAACGTGGACAGAGCATCCAGTACTCATTCATGATGAACAACGCCCTGTAAGGCTTGATGAGTATGCTCAACATTTTCCGGTGGTTGAGGTTGATACTTTTTTCTACGCTTTACCTCAGATATCAACAATTCAAAACTGGCTTGCTACTGTTCCACCAACTTTTCAGTTTATCGTTAAGGCTAACCAGAAAATGACATTGCATCAGCGAAATCAAGAACGTGGCGAACTAGAACAGGTCTTTCAACAATACCGTCGGACAATCTCCCCCTTGGTAGCTGCTAGTCAATTAAAGACGATATTGTTTCAATTTCCTCCATATTTTGATGCAACTGTGCGTGACTTTTCCTACTTACGATTAATTCGAGAATGGTTAGGAAATCTGCCAATTGCAGTCGAATTTCGTAATCAAACTTGGTATAAGAAAGAAATTTTACCGTCAGTCTTAGATTTTTGTCGTGAGCTCAACTTTACATTAGTAGCTGCTGATGAACCCCATAACACGCCAACATCCGTACCATTTGTGCTTGCAACAACTAATCCTGACTTAGCGATGTTGCGCCTGCATGGCCGTAATCGAAAAGGATGGGAAAATCAAGGAAAAGAATGGCGAAAAACACGAACGCTGTATCGATATTCGACGGAAGAACTTCAATTCTTTAAAAAACAAATTGAGTCCTTGCAGCCGCAACCTAAAGAACTCAGTGTTATCTTCAACAATAACTCAGCCAAGGATGCGGCACCAAACGCATTAAGTCTTCAAAAAATGATGAACATTGAATTTGAGGGTCTGGCACCTAAATCACCAGAACAGCTTGATCTGTTTTAG